A stretch of DNA from Paramisgurnus dabryanus chromosome 19, PD_genome_1.1, whole genome shotgun sequence:
CAGCTgtgacatggctgcagcaggcgtagtgatattacgcagtgcccgaaaatagtccccttggttactttcaatagcaggggacttttttcgggcactgcgtaatatcattgcacctcctgcagccatgttacagcagcaaagtccttgattattacgccagaatgagagtatagttcctaaccatatcagaaaatcacaacttttaattttctgtcggccttagaacacgatgtaactacagaagagtcaagttttaaataggaaaaatatcaaaactctttggttgttttttagcgcgatgctaatggactaatcagattcaatgaattatgctaagctatgctaaaagtggtagcgccagaccctgagatcagctgaatggattccaaaacggtaaaaattaaatgtttaactctagggagggttggaaaatgagcatttttttaaaacaaaagtggagtgtccattTAAGTAACATAAACACTTCTTTAAGAGCCATAGTTATACTTTCAGGGCTCTGCTTGGGTGCaacaaattataaaaatgttttgcaaaaaaactaaactagatactaataaaaacatttattacttACATTCTGTTCTGTTGGATGTTGCTGAGAGGTAGAAACATTTAACTGCTGGGGTGGAAGGTACGTCACTGCAGAGTATTGAAACTAAACCAGAAATCAAAGGACACATGTATTAAGTGTCACCTGTACTGCACCAATGCAGGTTTGTATTTCATGCTGTAGTTTATTTGGCTTCATAATACTTTTCAAAACCATAAATGCTAATAATCGGTGATACCATAATTGTGCTCCCATTATGTAAACTATATTGATTCATTTATTATTCTTAGCACTTTAATCCTATAATGTCTTTATTATGTTTACCTGTGTGACACCATGGTTTGCTATTGGCTGCTGCTGGGGTGGAGGGGGTGGGGCTTGGGATTGCACCTGGCTATTGATTGGCTTCTGACTTACAGGTGGGTTGTAAACAGCTGGAGTTCCATCAGGATTCAGGAATGGCTGCCCTAAATAGACACATTCATGAGAAAACATGCGTATGAATGGTCTTGTTTTTTCGTAAATGTGGCtattttgtgtgtgtacctgTGTGTGGGTTTAATAGGATACTTCCAGGAGGTATTGATGACTCAGCAGGCACAATGATGTAAGCAGGGCTGTTGTTGGGCACACTATAGGGCAGCACTGACTCAGATACTATTGATCAGAGAGAGGCAACAGATCAGACATTAACACCATGTTCATTTTTGGCAGATCTAGAACACATGGTTCCAGTGTGTCCAAGTTTGAATTATTTACTAGatctaaactaaactaaataaGAAAGTGTAACCCAGAGTTGTTCTCCAAGTATGGAGATTTATAtctaaggttttttttttagagttcGACTGACATGAACAAGAGGAGTGGTGTTTTTGCACCTGGTTTGCACAGTTTGGAGTTGCTGTCTGAGCGTGTGTGTGTAGATTTAGATGTCCATGTCGAGCTGTCCGAATCTGTGCTACTCCAAGGTCGAGGATCATTCCAATAAGAGTCCAACTCAGAACTGCTCTGCCTGCTGCCAGACAGATGACCAGAACCGTCCCTGTTACCCCTGCAAAtatacttttgttaaaaaagccGCCTCtctttaaatactgtatattccAAACGTAGCTcaattaaagtgcacctattttatttaaaaaaaaaaacccaaaaaaacaaatacgttattttgtgtatttggtctCGGTCTTCCTGAatcgcattgattttgtacaaaactatTTAATTAGAAAagtgctgtgtccctgattggccagataatctgtacattgtgattggcctgaatacctctgatgtcagccggaaatgtgacgctccttaccatgtttgaaagattcgctcacaatgcaatgctaacaggagttaacttacaggctgtgagtccgaagcgggaggaattatgataatgtcgttcttgtctacatcaccaatcccaggaagtaaactgctGTTTTTGATGCAATGTCCTTATGAAAATTTACCATGGTTTGATTATAGTAAATGTATGGTAATTAAGTAAATACCATAGATATTTTCATAAGagtgtaatatataaaaaaattatttaagactgaaaatttttttatataaagaaTGTTTTTCTCACCTGAAGAGTTGTCTTTTTCTCTGAGTCTCACTAAAAACACTGTTATCCTCTGGGCCTCTGCATGCAGAGAAGGAAAAAACAAAAAGTATTGAGTTATGATTGAGTATAGTAATGTTACATTACATCAATAACCCACAAAGTCCAAGTGTTACAGTAATTTTTGTGGTGGTCTTAGTCACataacataattttttaacTTTGCTTTTGgaagaaaacacaaaaatggATGTTCCACTGTATATTATTGTACATTTGAGTCGATCTGTACATACAAAGTACTTCTAAGACATTTATTACATAGAGGTAAAAACTTTACCTGGTCTCAATATAAACACACTGTGCAGGGCAAGTGGACTGTAGAAATCAAAGACAACAAAATCAGAGGTCAAAGTTTTAATGTacaactgtgtgtgtgtttgtgtgtattttcaAAAATGATTTCTTACATCCTGAGAGAATATACGATCTCTAACTCTCTGGTAATCTTCCTCTCTCTCCTCTATTGACCGGCTCCTCATCTGTTCTTTGAGTGATGAAACTCTCAGCTATAAAAAACCAGCAGGCATGCAGACGCAAGTCAACCAACCACAAAGATCTGAGCTATTAAAGGAGCCATTGTTGCCTCTAATGTAGCGCTATGATTCTGTCTGTGGTCAGTAAAGTGTGCTCTTCATACCTGACTGTCGTCTTTTTCCTGACTGCTGTCTCTTTTTAGTATTGATCTTCTTTCCTCTGTCTTCTCCTCCTGAACATGTTCACCAAAGCGATGTTCTGGTCTGAAAAACAGTGGGAGAGAGGTAAACCTTTTGCCCTCTATACCAGAACAAATGAGATGGGTAAAAATCAGTTAACAAGTAAAATTAATAATGTGACCCTGGGCGACAAAACCTGTCTTTGGAAAAGGGGTCGatctgagtaccaaaacacacttgtagccaatcagcagtaaggagcgtgtctactaaatgacatcgttgcctgggctgcgtatgtgtggggcgggtctatcaaatgaaggtccagattctgttggggtagggggcgtgtttgtttgggtgatttcaaatatcatcattggctttcagagatcatgcaccccgcctttaagtcaCAGCCaggggtatatttgtagcaatagtcaacaatacattgtgtgcgtcaaaattacaaatttttcttttatgccaaaaatcattaggatataatgtaaaaaaacatgtttaatgaagatattttgtaaatttcctatgTTAAGTAtattcaaaataatttttttgtgagtggatgcagttgctaaagacttcatttggacaactttaaaggcgattttctcaagattttcaaataattgttTCTCAACCAATTATCGTCCTgtcctaaaaaaaaacataaatcaataaaaaacgTATTTATTCAACCTTCAGATGATGTAcgaatcttaatttaaaaaaattgacccttatgactgcttttgaggttcagggtcacaaatgtctCGATCattggcggccggtgacttctttttcgagggcgctcgatgcaaagtttgtcacaacatgtatgtagcccgtcatgtgtgtggttcgtaatttcaaaatatgtgttctgcgcattgagagatcctatgtgcgtcacgtgtcttgtcaaaataagtgcctgctgcagacgcgtctaaagggtttatgctaagagagacgctcgcgtttgccagatactcgcataatctcatgcgtaatcagagtttacagttaagggagtgtcttgcgtgtattttgtgaacgtgagcgtctctttcatcataaacggttttgacgcgtgtgcagcaggcacttattttgacaaaacacgtgatgcacatggttcacatgacgcaacaaacacatatttttaaaaggcaagcaacacacatgacaccccGAACACTtatgaatttgcgcccctcggatgagcactCAAGAGCCGCCACTGGTCTCAATCTCCATCTTTTCACAACCCCACATACATTCTctacaacacacacatacatcctAGAATTGCTGGTTTTGTTGATGATAACCGCTTTTCCACTGTGATCCACATTGTGTTCCAGACCAAAATAAGCCGCAACCCTGTGAACCAGCATCCTGTGATATGAGGACATCTGAGGGAACTTCTTGTAAGAACTACAGAGAGAGCACATAAACActcataaacataaaatatagaCTATTTCTACTGTAGACTTTGAAAGACATGTATGGTCCATTACCTGTTGTCTGTCATGAAGTCAAGCATGTCTTGTTCGAGTTTTAAGAGCATCAGCCTGTCCCTGCAACCAGAAAATAAACCAATTTGATTTGAATGAGAGAAAAATAAATGAGCACTTTTAGAATGCACTTACAGATTAACTAGACCTGCACGAACCTTTTTGTCTTTTCCCATTCAAGAATGTAGGACATGCTGTACTTGCATGTCTATTACTAACATACAATAGCCGACCTGTGGTATTACCAAATGAGCTGTAATTGTATTTTACTGGATTGTGTTTACTCACCGGGGACTGCTCTTCAGAGTAGTGATTAGAAATTCTTCCAGATCAATACCTGTGGAGTCTGTATACTCCAGACTAGGCTCtgaaagattaaaaaaatacacaaatatatAATTACGGTTTATGCATGCAAAGAACTGAaagtatgttaaaatatgtttattgtGCCCTAAGGTAAATCACCTTTGGATAAACTTGTTTTTTTGGATTTAGTGCCCTCTTTGCTCCTTTCCTCTCCCTCATGTTCATACTCAGAACTGTCACCATGGTTACTAGATATACTTGTTTTGCTCTCGTTCTCCTAAGCCCAGACAGAACACAGTCCCTTCACGAAAATTCACTTGCATGTGATGTACTAGATTATGTTGAATTTAACAGAGAATATAAATGGTTAACGTCATTCTTCTTACCTTGCTGTTTTCCTCATTGGATAAAGACTCATCACATACTGCTGCACTCCGAACCAGTTTCCCTTTGGCCTGTAACACACATCAATTTAACCACATCACACAAAAGAGGACATTGCAGTGCAGCAGCACAcaaaaatatgtgaccc
This window harbors:
- the arpp21 gene encoding cAMP-regulated phosphoprotein 21 isoform X1, with product MTDVIIETANFKMSEMEPDTLPERTIKEQTPPPCYITETENCGQNSKQQEPVDNHGKLKKNLKAKGKLVRSAAVCDESLSNEENSKENESKTSISSNHGDSSEYEHEGEERSKEGTKSKKTSLSKEPSLEYTDSTGIDLEEFLITTLKSSPRDRLMLLKLEQDMLDFMTDNSSYKKFPQMSSYHRMLVHRVAAYFGLEHNVDHSGKAVIINKTSNSRIPEHRFGEHVQEEKTEERRSILKRDSSQEKDDSQLRVSSLKEQMRSRSIEEREEDYQRVRDRIFSQDSTCPAQCVYIETRGPEDNSVFSETQRKRQLFRGNRDGSGHLSGSRQSSSELDSYWNDPRPWSSTDSDSSTWTSKSTHTRSDSNSKLCKPVSESVLPYSVPNNSPAYIIVPAESSIPPGSILLNPHTGQPFLNPDGTPAVYNPPVSQKPINSQVQSQAPPPPPQQQPIANHGVTQFQYSAVTYLPPQQLNVSTSQQHPTEQNREDIASKFGHMSLSRQSSGDLPEMTSFYMQSAPATHSYAPPHQSYAPSHHSDSYMSPGIALAPPTVPPLQSHGQQSNQVSMYSYPVHCPSASQQYGAASYSPQTGYPSMTISNQQGCPGMMGNPIVPQTQQGILGPYPSLSSYQVPQQQQSSYPSTMLVSGQGGQTQCLVPPAGVQVYCNSSPPPPLGMLGVSYQSTSCKNGCNMNQNQCWY
- the arpp21 gene encoding cAMP-regulated phosphoprotein 21 isoform X2, translating into MTDVIIETANFKMSEMEPDTLPERTIKEQTPPPCYITETENCGQNSKQEPVDNHGKLKKNLKAKGKLVRSAAVCDESLSNEENSKENESKTSISSNHGDSSEYEHEGEERSKEGTKSKKTSLSKEPSLEYTDSTGIDLEEFLITTLKSSPRDRLMLLKLEQDMLDFMTDNSSYKKFPQMSSYHRMLVHRVAAYFGLEHNVDHSGKAVIINKTSNSRIPEHRFGEHVQEEKTEERRSILKRDSSQEKDDSQLRVSSLKEQMRSRSIEEREEDYQRVRDRIFSQDSTCPAQCVYIETRGPEDNSVFSETQRKRQLFRGNRDGSGHLSGSRQSSSELDSYWNDPRPWSSTDSDSSTWTSKSTHTRSDSNSKLCKPVSESVLPYSVPNNSPAYIIVPAESSIPPGSILLNPHTGQPFLNPDGTPAVYNPPVSQKPINSQVQSQAPPPPPQQQPIANHGVTQFQYSAVTYLPPQQLNVSTSQQHPTEQNREDIASKFGHMSLSRQSSGDLPEMTSFYMQSAPATHSYAPPHQSYAPSHHSDSYMSPGIALAPPTVPPLQSHGQQSNQVSMYSYPVHCPSASQQYGAASYSPQTGYPSMTISNQQGCPGMMGNPIVPQTQQGILGPYPSLSSYQVPQQQQSSYPSTMLVSGQGGQTQCLVPPAGVQVYCNSSPPPPLGMLGVSYQSTSCKNGCNMNQNQCWY